One Gadus morhua chromosome 13, gadMor3.0, whole genome shotgun sequence genomic window carries:
- the LOC115557797 gene encoding NLR family CARD domain-containing protein 3-like, giving the protein MDITKLCLMEMNQGELADTLWGGSDAVDCQHKMKSNLKKKFRCVFEGIAKAGQRTDLNDFYTEIFITERGSGEVNKEHEVRLIETASRKPAKEETAIKCEDIFKPLPGRDQPIRTMMTTGVAGIGKTVLTHKFTLDWAEGKTNQDIHFTFLLTFRDLNLLKGKEFSLVELLHHFCNETKEAGICRFDQFQVVFILDGLDECRLPLDFQRNPIWTDVTKSTSVDVLLTNLIRGDLLPSARIWITTRPAAANQIPAECVDMVTEVRGFTDHQKEEYFRKRFREEKLASTIISHFKKSRSLHIMCHIPVFCWITASVLEDIFKKSQIEEMPKTVTQMYSHFLRVQSIQGDRKYHGRAETDPEWSSKSREIIVSLGKLAFNQLESGNLIFYEADMAECDIDIRAASLYSGVFTQIFKEECGLYQDKVFCFIHLSIQEFLAALYVFMSFIDAGVNLLSKEPPTSRKDKLLLYQSAVDKTLQSKNGHLDLFLRFLLGLSLETNQIVLRGLLGQKKRSVTTQIKTGLLRLTGSSSQTNKGTVSYIKKKIKGDLSPERSINLFHCLNELNDCSLVKDIQQYLTSGSLSGKPLSPAQWSALVFILLTSEEELDVFDLKKYSASEDGLLRLLPYT; this is encoded by the exons gatctgATGCTGTCGATTGCCAACATAAAATGAAGTCCaatttgaagaagaagttcaggtgtgtgtttgagggaatcgctaaagcaggacagcGAACAGATCTGAAcgacttctacacagagatcttcatcacagagagaggcagtggagaggtcaacaaggaacatgaggtcagactgattgaaacagcttcgaggaaaccagccaaggaaGAAACAGCAATCAAATGtgaggacatctttaaacccttacctggacgcgatcaaccaatcagaacaatgatgacaactggagtggccggcattggtaaaaccgtcttaacacacaagttcactctggactgggctgaaggcaaaaccaaccaggacatacacttcacatttctcctcactttcagagatctgaatttactgaaagggaaagagtttagcttggtggaactacTTCATCACTTCTGTaatgagaccaaagaagcaggaatctgcagattcgaccagttccaagttgtcttcatcttggatggtctggatgagtgtcgacttcctctggacttccagagaaacccgatctggactgatgtcacaaagtccacctcggtggacgtgctgctgaccaaccttatcaggggcgacctgcttccctctgctcGCATTTGGATAACCACTCGCcctgcagcagccaatcagatccctgctgagtgtgttgacatggtgacagaggtgagggggttcaccgaccatcagaaggaggagtacttcaggaagagattcagagaggagaagctggccagcacaatcattTCCCActtcaagaaatcacgaagcctccacatcatgtgtcacatcccagtcttctgttggatcactgcttcagttctggaggacatcttcaaAAAATCCCAGAtcgaagagatgcccaagaccgtgactcagatgtacagccacttcctgagggttcagtccatacagggggacaggaagtaccatgggagGGCTGAAACAGATCCAGAATGGAGTTCaaagagcagggagatcattgtttctctagGAAAACTTGCTTTTAACCAGCTAGAGagtggcaacctgatcttctacgaggcagataTGGCcgagtgtgacatcgatatcagagcagcctcattgtactcaggagtgttcacccagatctttaaagaggagtgtgggctgtaccaggacaaggtgttctgctttatccatctgagcatccaggagtttctggctgccctttatgtctttatgTCCTTCATCGATgctggtgtcaatctgctctcaaaagaaccaccaacctccaggaaagataaactcctcctctaccagagtgctgtggacaagacCTTACAGAGtaagaacggacacctggacttgttcctccgcttcctcctgggcctctctctggagaccaatcagattgtcctacgaggtctgctgggacagaaaAAAAGATCAGTGACCACTCAGATTAAAACAGGTCTGCTGCGACTGACAGGAAGTAGCTCACAGACCAATAAGGGAACAGTGTCATACATCAAGAAGAAGATAAAAGGAGACctatctccagagagaagcatcaatctgttccattgtctgaatgagctgaacgactgtTCTCTAGTGAAGGATATCCAACAGTatctgacatcaggaagtctctccggaaaacctctctcccctgctcagtggtcagctctggtcttcatcttactgacatcagaagaggagcttgacgtgtttgacctgaagaaatactctgcttcagaagaTGGTCTTCtcaggctgctgcca TACACATAA